A stretch of Dryobates pubescens isolate bDryPub1 chromosome 35, bDryPub1.pri, whole genome shotgun sequence DNA encodes these proteins:
- the PIGR gene encoding polymeric immunoglobulin receptor: MTLLVVFFVLTLLPAQSASSRYLPKSAISSPVFGPWQVYGLLNGSVTITCFYPPTSVNRHDRKYWCRESAMSCRTVVSSSGYVAAGYEGRASLIDYPESKHFQITISGLTKADEGAYLCGIGINGRGLSHKVSLEVSEGPRVPEGAELFYVELHSTLTMTCNFGEETADERKFLCKLGRSGCRNIIDTYGNVDEDYTGRILMSSEDTRGSFSITITQMGWQDSGFYLCGYGVQGESGETKELDVHVYEKTDVPQGKPTIIAVKGSSATFECHYAPARSSSLKYWCKWRQNGCGRIIDSSGFVAPLYEGRVAMYDDPVNRTFTIILNQLKDSDKGYYWCMTEDEKEQQSSTELKVIDGEPGLQGQEDVEAQVGSPVDLTCNYLCKYYSYQKYWCRWNSTGCTPMPATDQRQPGPDVSCDSDNRTVTLSFDSVTKADQGWYWCGVTRNGRLGETKAVYLSVTEGHSDDHNLEIQSLDAPSSRAEPPSQAEPGVRPQGRAFSDAGVQGAAGSESPAQSQGPNTLVLSLSLAGAVLLVLVTAFAVFRYRQLKRSDLVSVGSYRTNISMSDFEGVKGYTASNSACVKENEETQIGGEEFITTEVTPESSAETKKAKRSSKEDADLAYSTFLLTSGTITQGGSRGDSAAPEVASPAWEGQI, from the exons atgaccCTTCTGGTGGTGTTCTTCGTGCtcaccctcctgccagcccagtcTGCAAGCAGCAGATACCTCCCCAAGTCAGCAA TCTCAAGCCCTGTGTTTGGACCATGGCAGGTCTATGGTCTGCTCAACGGCTCAGTCACCATCACCTGCTTCTACCCTCCCACCAGTGTCAACAGACACGACAGGAAGTACTGGTGCAGGGAGTCGGCCATGAGCTGCAGGACCGTCGTCTCCAGCAGCGGCTACGTGGCTGCAGGCTACGAAGGCAGAGCCTCCCTCATCGACTACCCGGAGTCCAAACACTTCCAGATCACCATCTCTGGGCTAACAAAGGCAGATGAGGGTGCCTACCTGTGTGGCATTGGCATCAATGGCCGAGGGCTGTCCCACAAAGTCAGCCTGGAGGTTTCTGAAG GTCCACGTGTACCCGAGGGTGCTGAGCTCTTCTACgtggagctgcacagcactctGACCATGACCTGCAACTTTGGGGAGGAGACTGCAGACGAGAGGAAGTTCTTGtgcaagctgggcaggagcgGCTGCCGCAACATCATCGATACCTACGGCAACGTCGACGAGGACTACACAGGGAGGATTCTGATGAGCAGTGAGGACACTCGAGGCTCATTCAGCATCACAATAACTCAGATGGGCTGGCAGGACTCTGGCTTCTACCTGTGTGGGTATGGTGTCCAAGGGGAGAGCGGAGAAACGAAGGAGCTGGACGTGCATGTCTATGAGA AGACCGACGTCCCTCAGGGCAAGCCCACAATCATTGCTGTCAAAGGGAGCTCAGCCACTTTTGAGTGCCACTATGCACCCGCCAGGAGCTCCTCCCTCAAGTACTGGTGCAAGTGGAGGCAGAACGGCTGCGGCCGCATCATCGACAGCTCCGGGTTTGTGGCACCGCTGTACGAAGGGAGGGTGGCCATGTACGACGACCCAgtcaacagaaccttcaccatCATCCTCAACCAGCTGAAGGACAGCGACAAAGGCTACTACTGGTGCATGACAGAAGatgagaaggagcagcagtCCTCCACCGAGCTGAAGGTCATAGACG gagagcctgggctgcagggccaggaggacgTGGAGGCACAAGTGGGTTCCCCGGTGGATTTGACTTGCAATTACCTGTGCAAGTACTACTCCTACCAGAAGTACTGGTGCAGGTGGAACAGCACCGGCTGCACCCCCATGCCCGCTACTGACCAGCGGCAGCCGGGACCGGACGTGAGCTGTGACAGCGACAACAGGACGGTCACCCTCAGCTTCGACTCGGTGACCAAGGCAGACCAGGGCTGGTACTGGTGCGGAGTGACCCGGAACGGCCGCCTGGGGGAAACCAAGGCCGTGTACCTGTCTGTGACCGAAG ggcacagtgaTGACCACAACCTGGAGATTCAGAGCCTTGATGCCCCCTCCAGCCGTGCTGAGCctcccagccaggctgagcctggtgTCAGACCCCAAGGAAGAGCCTTCAGTGATGCTGGGGTGCAAGGTGCAGCTGGCTCAGAAAG CCCTGCCCAAAGCCAAGGCCCCAACACTCTTGTGCTAAGCCTGAGCCTTGCTGGTGCTGTGCTCCTGGTGCTGGTGACAGCCTTCGCCGTGTTCAGATACAGGCAGCTGAAGAGATCTG acCTGGTGTCTGTGGGCAGCTACAGGACCAACATCAGCATGTCAGACTTTGAAGGTGTGAAGGGCTACACAGCAAGCAACAGTGCCTGTGTGAAGGAGAACGAGGAGACCCAGATTGGAGGGGAAG AGTTCATCACCACTGAGGTCACCCCAGAAAGCTCTGCTGAGACAAAGAAGGCAAAAAGG AGCTCCAAGGAGGATGCTGACCTGGCCTACTCcaccttcctcctcacctctggCACCATCACTCAGGGTGGCTCCAGAGGGGACAGCGCTGCCCCAGAGGTggcctctccagcctgggagGGTCAGATCTGA